In one Streptomyces venezuelae genomic region, the following are encoded:
- a CDS encoding NAD(P)/FAD-dependent oxidoreductase: MASSPSAPPSPSASARRAVSVPSTADVVIVGGGVMGTSIAFHLAEAGVRDILVVERGELGGGSSGKPIGGVRAQFSDPLNIELGRRSLRAFRDFPRRPGTDIGLDTVGYLFLLTDPVQVAAFEAAVRTQNALGVPSRMIGPSEARALCPYLTTDGLVAAAHSPDDGHARPALVVRGYARAAARAGTVFATGTEVTGMDVTGERVAVVHTDRGPVSCSTVVCAAGAWSARIGAMAGVGLPVRPIRRQLAFTVPLVPAAPRIPFTIDFASSAYFHNSDDGLLLGLADPGQAEGFDTTWTPGWLELFRDVARQRAPALAEMETSGGWAGLYEVTPDHNALIGRSDAPVNFLYATGFSGHGFLQAPAVGEIVRDLYLGRRPCVDVEPLGAQRFRTGSESRPEAHVV, translated from the coding sequence TTGGCCTCCTCACCGTCCGCGCCCCCGTCACCGTCCGCGTCCGCCCGTCGCGCCGTGTCCGTCCCGTCCACCGCCGACGTCGTGATCGTCGGGGGTGGAGTGATGGGGACGAGCATCGCGTTCCACCTCGCCGAGGCGGGCGTACGCGACATCCTCGTCGTCGAGCGCGGCGAACTGGGCGGCGGCAGCTCAGGCAAGCCGATCGGCGGGGTGCGCGCGCAGTTCTCCGATCCGCTCAACATCGAGCTGGGGCGGCGCAGTCTGCGCGCCTTCCGGGACTTTCCGCGCCGGCCCGGCACGGACATCGGCCTGGACACGGTCGGCTACCTCTTCCTGCTCACCGACCCGGTGCAGGTGGCCGCCTTCGAGGCCGCGGTGCGGACCCAGAACGCCCTCGGCGTGCCCAGCCGCATGATCGGGCCTTCGGAGGCACGGGCACTCTGCCCCTATCTCACCACCGACGGCCTGGTGGCGGCCGCGCACTCCCCCGACGACGGGCACGCACGCCCCGCGCTCGTCGTGCGCGGATACGCGCGTGCCGCGGCACGCGCCGGCACCGTGTTCGCCACCGGAACCGAGGTCACCGGCATGGACGTGACCGGCGAGCGCGTCGCGGTCGTCCACACCGACCGGGGGCCGGTCTCCTGCTCGACGGTCGTCTGCGCCGCCGGGGCGTGGTCGGCGCGGATCGGCGCCATGGCGGGCGTCGGACTGCCGGTCCGGCCGATCCGCCGCCAACTCGCCTTCACGGTGCCGCTGGTGCCCGCCGCGCCGCGCATCCCGTTCACCATCGACTTCGCGTCGTCGGCGTACTTCCACAACAGCGACGACGGGCTGCTCCTCGGCCTCGCCGACCCCGGCCAGGCGGAGGGCTTCGACACCACGTGGACGCCCGGCTGGCTGGAGCTGTTCCGGGACGTGGCGCGGCAACGGGCGCCCGCCCTCGCGGAGATGGAGACGTCCGGCGGCTGGGCAGGCCTGTACGAGGTCACGCCCGACCACAACGCGCTCATCGGCCGCTCCGACGCACCGGTCAACTTCCTCTACGCCACCGGCTTCTCCGGCCACGGCTTCCTCCAGGCTCCCGCGGTGGGCGAGATCGTCCGCGACCTGTACCTGGGGCGGCGGCCGTGCGTCGACGTCGAGCCGCTCGGCGCGCAGCGATTCCGCACGGGGTCCGAGAGCCGCCCGGAAGCCCACGTGGTGTGA
- a CDS encoding 2-oxoadipate dioxygenase/decarboxylase family protein yields MIEQWQLRAGFAERLSRMYGREVPAYRTLVDVSREVNEDVLRKRGSDAERLGSIGRVTAERHGAIRVGTPEELRQVGRVFGALGMHPVGFYDLRDTPASALPIVSTAFRPVDEDELARNPFRVFTSMLTVSDTRFFDDGLRSRLGTFLAGRELFPPELLALADRAEAERELSDTDADRFLELAVRAFELSAEPIDEDWYASLERVSAVAADIGGVRSTHINHLTPRVLDIDELYRRMTERGIEMIDTIQGPPRWAGPDVLLRQTSFRALAEPRALRSAGGVVRHGALRVRFGEVEARGIALTREGRVLYDRMLGLVDARAASRPAAERDAVARAVWTEHLPPTEHELAARDLGFFTYHAVPDRPADGGRPPCDLDGLLAGGWLRAEPIVYEDFLPRSAAGIFRSNLDRTGSGDGARDRERDGGAYDADRLAVAMGREVLDPFALYERQRDRSLALLPRALRPTRAPRPQGAS; encoded by the coding sequence ATGATCGAGCAGTGGCAGCTGCGTGCCGGGTTCGCCGAGCGGCTCTCGCGGATGTACGGGCGCGAGGTCCCCGCGTACAGGACGCTGGTGGACGTATCCCGCGAGGTCAACGAGGACGTTCTGCGCAAGCGCGGCTCCGATGCCGAGCGCCTCGGGTCCATCGGCCGCGTCACCGCCGAACGGCATGGCGCCATCCGCGTCGGCACCCCTGAGGAGCTGCGGCAGGTGGGCCGCGTGTTCGGCGCGCTGGGCATGCACCCGGTCGGCTTCTACGACCTGCGCGACACCCCGGCCAGTGCTCTGCCCATCGTGTCGACCGCGTTCCGGCCGGTGGACGAGGACGAGCTGGCCCGCAACCCGTTCCGGGTCTTCACGTCCATGCTCACCGTGTCCGACACCCGCTTCTTCGACGACGGTCTGCGCTCCCGTCTCGGCACGTTCCTCGCGGGCCGCGAGCTGTTCCCGCCGGAGCTGCTCGCGCTGGCCGACCGGGCGGAGGCGGAGCGGGAACTGTCGGACACGGACGCCGATCGGTTCCTGGAACTGGCGGTACGCGCCTTCGAGTTGTCTGCCGAACCCATCGACGAGGACTGGTACGCGTCCCTGGAGCGCGTCTCCGCCGTCGCAGCGGACATCGGCGGTGTCCGCAGCACCCACATCAACCATCTGACCCCGCGCGTCCTGGACATCGACGAGCTCTACCGCCGCATGACCGAACGCGGCATCGAGATGATCGACACCATTCAGGGTCCGCCGCGCTGGGCAGGGCCGGACGTGCTGCTGCGCCAGACCTCGTTCCGCGCGCTGGCCGAACCGCGCGCCCTGCGCTCGGCGGGCGGCGTCGTACGGCACGGCGCGCTGCGGGTGCGGTTCGGCGAGGTCGAGGCCCGCGGCATCGCCCTGACCCGCGAAGGCCGCGTCCTGTACGACCGGATGCTCGGCCTCGTCGACGCACGGGCCGCGTCCCGCCCGGCCGCCGAGCGGGACGCCGTGGCCCGCGCCGTGTGGACCGAGCACCTGCCTCCGACCGAACACGAACTCGCCGCACGGGACCTGGGGTTCTTCACGTACCACGCCGTCCCCGACCGGCCCGCGGACGGCGGTCGACCGCCCTGCGACCTCGACGGACTCCTGGCCGGAGGCTGGCTGCGCGCCGAGCCGATCGTGTACGAGGACTTCCTCCCCCGGTCGGCCGCCGGCATCTTCCGGTCCAACCTCGACCGCACCGGGTCCGGAGACGGCGCCCGGGACCGCGAACGGGACGGCGGCGCGTACGACGCCGACCGGCTCGCCGTGGCCATGGGCCGCGAGGTACTCGACCCCTTCGCACTGTACGAGCGGCAGCGGGACCGCTCCCTCGCCCTCCTCCCCCGCGCACTGCGTCCCACCCGCGCACCACGTCCCCAGGGAGCGTCATGA
- a CDS encoding aldehyde dehydrogenase family protein, protein MTGIALPATDELRARARTALDRVGVTVPEGNGLRARTPITGEDLFGLATTGPAGTEAALAAARAAFLDWRTTPAPRRGELVRRLGDLLREHQEDLADLITIEAGKIRSEALGEVREMIDICDFAVGLSRQLYGRTIASERPGHRLAETWHPLGVVGVISAFNFPAAVWSWNTAVALACGDTVVWKPSELTPLISLACDRLLARAADDVDAPRDVHRLLLGDRAVGEQLVDDPRVALVSATGSTRMGREVGPRVAARFGRSLLELGGNNAAVVAPSADLDLAVQGIVFAAVGTAGQRCTTLRRLIVHRDIAETLVGRLTAAYGKLPVGDPFDRATLVGPLISARALTEMRGALDRVRDEGGEVLAGGARRPTPSAPDAAYVEPAVVRVDRQSDVVREETFAPLLYVMTYDTLDEAIALHNDVPQGLSSSIFTRDQREAERFLSAEGSDCGIANVNIGTSGAEIGGAFGGEKETGGGRESGSDAWRAYMRSATNTINYSGRLSLAQNVSFL, encoded by the coding sequence ATGACCGGCATCGCCCTGCCCGCCACCGACGAGCTGCGCGCCCGCGCCCGCACCGCGCTCGACCGCGTCGGTGTCACCGTCCCCGAAGGCAACGGTCTGCGGGCCCGTACCCCGATCACCGGCGAGGACCTCTTCGGTCTGGCCACGACCGGCCCGGCCGGGACAGAGGCAGCCCTCGCGGCGGCCCGTGCCGCCTTCCTCGACTGGCGCACCACCCCCGCCCCGCGCCGGGGCGAACTGGTCCGCCGCCTCGGCGACCTGCTGCGCGAACACCAGGAGGACCTGGCCGACCTGATCACCATCGAGGCGGGCAAGATCCGCTCCGAGGCGCTCGGCGAGGTGCGGGAGATGATCGACATCTGCGACTTCGCGGTGGGGCTGTCCCGGCAGCTCTACGGACGCACCATCGCCTCCGAGCGTCCGGGACACCGCCTCGCCGAGACCTGGCATCCGCTCGGTGTCGTCGGTGTCATCTCCGCGTTCAACTTCCCGGCGGCGGTGTGGTCGTGGAACACCGCCGTCGCCCTGGCCTGCGGCGACACCGTGGTGTGGAAGCCCTCCGAACTGACCCCGCTGATCTCGCTGGCCTGCGACCGGCTGCTTGCCAGGGCCGCCGACGACGTGGACGCACCGCGCGACGTGCACCGGCTGCTGCTGGGCGACCGCGCGGTGGGCGAGCAGCTCGTGGACGATCCGCGGGTCGCGCTGGTCAGCGCCACCGGGTCGACCCGTATGGGCCGCGAGGTCGGCCCGCGCGTGGCCGCCCGCTTCGGCCGCTCGCTGCTGGAACTCGGCGGCAACAACGCGGCGGTCGTCGCCCCGTCCGCCGACCTGGACCTCGCCGTGCAGGGCATCGTGTTCGCGGCGGTCGGCACCGCCGGGCAGCGGTGCACGACGCTGCGCCGCCTCATCGTGCACCGCGACATCGCGGAGACGCTCGTGGGGCGCCTCACCGCCGCGTACGGGAAGCTGCCCGTCGGCGACCCCTTCGACCGGGCGACGCTGGTCGGCCCGCTGATCTCCGCGCGGGCGCTCACGGAGATGCGGGGCGCGCTGGACCGGGTGCGCGACGAGGGCGGCGAGGTGCTGGCGGGCGGCGCCCGTCGTCCGACGCCGTCCGCGCCGGACGCCGCGTACGTGGAACCGGCGGTGGTGCGCGTCGACCGGCAGTCCGACGTGGTCCGCGAGGAGACGTTCGCGCCGCTCCTGTACGTCATGACGTACGACACCCTCGACGAGGCGATCGCCCTCCACAACGACGTGCCCCAGGGCCTGTCGTCGAGCATCTTCACCCGCGACCAGCGAGAGGCGGAGCGTTTCCTGTCCGCGGAGGGCTCCGACTGCGGCATCGCCAACGTGAACATCGGGACGTCCGGCGCGGAGATCGGCGGCGCGTTCGGGGGCGAGAAGGAGACGGGAGGCGGCCGCGAGTCGGGGTCGGACGCCTGGCGCGCGTACATGCGGTCGGCCACAAACACGATCAACTACTCGGGCCGGCTCTCCCTCGCCCAGAACGTCAGCTTCCTCTGA
- a CDS encoding SDR family NAD(P)-dependent oxidoreductase, whose product MSPASSSPPWNVKRLPRADGSVFLVTGGNAGIGYFVAEQLSATGATVVLGSRSPAKAEAAMDAIRARVPDARVRAVRLDLADLASLPSAVESLAVDRLDAVVHNAGVALDDPPRQETGDGHELMFGTNHLGHFALTRQLMPLLSAAPAARVVTMGSFAAKTERLDIDDLQSLADYRAKRTYGRSKLAQMYFGMELDRRLRASKSPVVSVVAHPGGALDSLTPARPPVHVRTAGARLGAAPAALLVQGKDAGAWPAVRAVLDPAVRGGELWGPRVFGLRGKPRREPVWEHLADSSVAARVWDASCELTGATWDCSK is encoded by the coding sequence ATGTCGCCCGCATCCTCCAGCCCGCCCTGGAACGTCAAGCGCCTGCCGCGCGCCGACGGCAGCGTCTTCCTGGTCACCGGCGGCAACGCCGGCATCGGCTACTTCGTCGCCGAGCAGCTGTCGGCGACCGGTGCGACCGTCGTGCTCGGCAGCCGCAGCCCGGCGAAGGCCGAGGCGGCCATGGACGCGATCCGTGCGCGTGTCCCCGACGCCCGGGTTCGGGCCGTACGCCTCGACCTCGCCGACCTCGCGTCGCTGCCGTCGGCCGTGGAGTCCCTTGCCGTGGACCGGCTCGACGCGGTCGTGCACAACGCGGGCGTCGCCCTCGACGATCCGCCGCGCCAGGAGACAGGCGACGGCCACGAGCTCATGTTCGGCACGAACCACCTCGGGCACTTCGCGCTGACCCGACAGCTGATGCCGCTGCTGTCGGCGGCGCCCGCGGCCCGCGTCGTGACCATGGGCAGCTTCGCGGCGAAGACTGAACGGCTCGACATCGACGACCTGCAGTCCCTTGCGGACTACCGCGCCAAGCGCACGTACGGCCGCTCCAAGCTGGCCCAGATGTACTTCGGCATGGAACTCGACCGCCGTCTGCGCGCCTCCAAAAGCCCCGTCGTGAGCGTGGTGGCCCACCCCGGCGGAGCCCTCGACTCCCTCACGCCTGCACGGCCGCCGGTCCACGTGCGGACGGCCGGCGCACGGCTCGGCGCGGCACCGGCGGCCCTTCTCGTCCAGGGCAAGGACGCCGGAGCCTGGCCTGCTGTCCGCGCCGTGCTCGACCCGGCCGTGCGGGGCGGCGAGTTGTGGGGCCCGCGCGTCTTCGGTCTGCGCGGGAAGCCGCGACGCGAGCCGGTGTGGGAGCACCTCGCGGACTCCTCCGTGGCGGCACGCGTGTGGGACGCGAGCTGCGAACTGACCGGCGCCACCTGGGATTGCTCGAAGTGA
- a CDS encoding acyl-CoA dehydrogenase family protein: MADPLLFNPNTYDPTHFDPETRRLLRATVDWFEARGKRKLIEDYRTRAWLADFLEFSAKEGLFATFLTPASAAGEGQADKRWDTARIAALNEIFGFYGLDYWYAWQVTILGLGPVWQSDNAAARTRAAELLDQGEVFAFGLSEKSHGADIYSTDMLLEPDGDGGFRATGSKYYIGNGNAAGLVSVFGRRTDIEGPDGYVFFAADSRHDAYHLVKNVVDSSKYVSEFRLENYPVGPDDVLHTGRAAFDAALNTVNVGKFNLCTASIGICEHAMYEAVTHATGRILYGRPVTAFPHVRRELTDAYVRLVGMKLFSDRAVDYFRSAGPDDRRYLLFNPMTKMKVTTEGEKVIDLMWDVIAAKGFEKDNYFAQAAVEIRGLPKLEGTVHVNLALILKFMGNHLLNPAEYAPVPTRLDADDDAFLFRQGPARGLGAIRFHDWRTAFDGYAEVSNVARFREQADALCEFVRTAAPDERQSRDLDLLLAVGQLFALVVHGQLILEQARLTGLDEDVLDELFAVLVRDFSAHAVELHGKDSATADQQAWALGAVRRPVVDDARSARVWERVEALAGTYEMAP, translated from the coding sequence ATGGCCGACCCGCTGCTGTTCAACCCGAACACCTACGACCCGACCCACTTCGACCCCGAGACCCGCAGGCTGCTGCGCGCCACCGTCGACTGGTTCGAGGCGCGCGGCAAGCGCAAGCTGATCGAGGACTACCGCACCCGCGCCTGGCTCGCCGATTTCCTGGAGTTCTCCGCCAAGGAAGGGCTGTTCGCGACCTTCCTCACTCCGGCGTCCGCTGCGGGGGAGGGGCAGGCCGACAAGCGCTGGGACACCGCCCGCATCGCCGCCCTCAACGAGATCTTCGGCTTCTACGGCCTCGACTACTGGTACGCCTGGCAGGTCACGATCCTCGGCCTCGGCCCGGTCTGGCAGAGCGACAACGCCGCCGCCCGCACCCGCGCCGCCGAACTCCTCGACCAGGGCGAGGTGTTCGCCTTCGGCCTGTCCGAGAAGAGCCACGGCGCCGACATCTACTCCACCGACATGCTCCTGGAGCCGGACGGCGACGGCGGCTTCCGGGCCACCGGCTCCAAGTACTACATCGGCAACGGCAACGCCGCCGGACTCGTCTCCGTCTTCGGCCGCCGCACCGACATCGAGGGCCCCGACGGCTACGTCTTCTTCGCCGCGGACAGCCGCCACGACGCGTACCACCTGGTCAAGAACGTCGTGGACTCGTCCAAGTACGTCAGCGAGTTCCGTCTGGAGAACTACCCGGTCGGCCCCGACGACGTCCTGCACACCGGCCGCGCCGCCTTCGACGCCGCCCTCAACACCGTCAACGTGGGCAAGTTCAACCTCTGCACCGCCTCGATCGGCATCTGTGAGCACGCGATGTACGAGGCCGTCACCCACGCCACGGGCCGCATCCTCTACGGGCGTCCCGTCACCGCCTTCCCGCACGTGCGCCGCGAGCTGACCGACGCCTACGTCCGCCTCGTCGGGATGAAGCTCTTCAGTGACCGCGCCGTCGACTACTTCCGCTCGGCGGGCCCCGACGACCGCCGCTACCTCCTCTTCAACCCCATGACGAAGATGAAGGTGACCACGGAGGGCGAGAAGGTCATCGACCTCATGTGGGACGTCATCGCGGCCAAGGGCTTCGAGAAGGACAACTACTTCGCGCAGGCCGCCGTCGAGATCCGCGGTCTGCCCAAGCTGGAGGGCACGGTCCACGTCAACCTCGCCCTGATCCTCAAGTTCATGGGCAACCACCTCCTGAACCCGGCCGAGTACGCGCCCGTGCCGACCCGCCTCGACGCGGACGACGACGCCTTCCTCTTCCGGCAGGGCCCGGCCCGCGGCCTCGGCGCCATCCGCTTCCACGACTGGCGCACCGCCTTCGACGGCTACGCCGAGGTGTCCAACGTCGCCCGCTTCCGCGAGCAGGCCGACGCCCTCTGCGAGTTCGTCAGGACGGCCGCCCCCGACGAGCGGCAGAGCCGCGACCTCGACCTGCTCCTCGCCGTCGGCCAGCTCTTCGCGCTGGTCGTGCACGGCCAGCTGATCCTGGAGCAGGCGCGTCTGACCGGCCTGGACGAGGACGTGCTCGACGAGCTCTTCGCCGTCCTCGTACGCGACTTCTCCGCGCACGCCGTCGAGCTGCACGGCAAGGACTCCGCCACCGCGGACCAGCAGGCGTGGGCGCTCGGCGCGGTCCGGCGTCCGGTCGTCGACGACGCCCGTTCCGCGCGCGTCTGGGAGCGCGTCGAGGCGCTTGCGGGAACGTACGAGATGGCGCCGTAG
- a CDS encoding PadR family transcriptional regulator has product MALEHAILVSLLEKPGSGYELARRFDRSIGYFWAATHQQIYRVLKRMEGDGWIDVREVVQQDRPDKKEYSVASLGRDALSRWLHAPIEPESVRHELAVKIRGAAFDDPVALIHEVERHRQAHADRLAHYLAGERRDFTGPDAPTREASGAPDRAEPETPDRAELDAGQELQHVVLRGGIAYERMTLAWLDDVLATLHRLNPER; this is encoded by the coding sequence ATGGCGCTCGAGCACGCGATCCTCGTCTCCCTGCTGGAGAAGCCGGGCTCCGGATACGAACTCGCCCGGCGGTTCGACCGGTCCATCGGTTACTTCTGGGCGGCCACCCACCAGCAGATCTACCGCGTCCTCAAACGCATGGAGGGCGACGGCTGGATCGATGTCCGTGAGGTGGTCCAGCAGGACCGGCCGGACAAGAAGGAGTACTCCGTCGCCTCCCTCGGACGGGACGCGCTCTCCCGGTGGCTGCACGCGCCGATCGAACCCGAGAGCGTCCGGCACGAGCTCGCCGTGAAGATCCGCGGCGCGGCCTTCGACGACCCGGTGGCGCTGATCCACGAGGTGGAGCGGCACCGCCAGGCACACGCCGACCGTCTCGCGCACTACCTCGCGGGGGAGCGGCGTGACTTCACCGGACCCGACGCACCGACCCGCGAAGCATCCGGCGCTCCCGATCGCGCGGAGCCCGAAACCCCCGATCGCGCGGAGCTCGACGCCGGACAAGAGCTCCAGCACGTCGTGCTGCGCGGCGGCATCGCGTACGAGCGGATGACGCTCGCCTGGCTCGACGACGTGCTCGCCACGCTCCACCGCCTCAACCCCGAGCGCTGA
- a CDS encoding RrF2 family transcriptional regulator, producing MKLSGGVEWALHCCVVLTAAIEPVPAARLAQLHDVSPSYLAKQLQALSRAGLVESVQGKTGGYVLTRAATDITVLDVVQAVDGASPAFTCTEIRQRGPFGTPPEDCTKPCPIARAMAAADAAWRASLREVAIADLVGSVRRDSGPEALPRIGAWLNSSAAADH from the coding sequence ATGAAACTGTCCGGCGGCGTCGAGTGGGCGCTGCACTGCTGTGTGGTCCTGACGGCGGCGATCGAACCGGTCCCCGCCGCCCGTCTCGCGCAGCTGCACGACGTCTCGCCCAGCTACCTGGCCAAACAGCTGCAGGCCCTCTCCCGCGCCGGACTCGTGGAATCCGTCCAGGGCAAGACGGGTGGCTACGTGCTGACCAGGGCGGCCACCGACATCACGGTCCTCGACGTGGTGCAGGCCGTCGACGGGGCGAGCCCGGCCTTCACCTGTACGGAGATCCGGCAGCGCGGACCGTTCGGCACCCCTCCCGAGGACTGCACGAAGCCGTGCCCCATCGCCCGCGCGATGGCGGCCGCCGACGCCGCGTGGCGGGCATCGCTGCGGGAGGTCGCCATCGCCGACCTGGTCGGGTCGGTGCGCCGGGACAGCGGGCCCGAGGCGCTGCCGCGTATCGGCGCGTGGCTCAACTCGTCGGCCGCCGCGGACCACTGA
- a CDS encoding SDR family oxidoreductase, with the protein MRITVIGGTGLIGSQLVSRLRGAGHDVVASSLSTGVDLLTGAGLDEALDGADTVVDVTNSPTFDEASPEFFRTTSGHLLGAGERAGVRHQVILSIVGVDQVPQLDYYRAKTLQEDLLRQGPTPYSIVRATQFFEFMDAVMSWTSDDTTVRLPATHIQPMATADVVAALADVATGAPLNGTLDVAGPEVFRLDELGRFTLSARQDPRTVVTDEKAGMFAAVEGDVLIGGPDARLAPTHYKDWLDTSR; encoded by the coding sequence ATGAGGATCACGGTCATCGGCGGCACCGGACTGATCGGTTCGCAGCTCGTCAGCAGGCTCCGCGGGGCCGGTCACGACGTGGTCGCCTCGTCCCTGTCGACCGGCGTCGACCTGCTCACCGGCGCGGGCCTCGACGAGGCGCTCGACGGCGCGGACACGGTCGTCGACGTGACGAACTCCCCCACGTTCGACGAGGCCTCACCGGAGTTCTTCCGCACCACCTCTGGGCACTTGCTCGGCGCGGGCGAGCGCGCCGGCGTACGGCACCAGGTCATCCTCTCCATCGTCGGCGTCGACCAGGTGCCGCAGCTGGACTACTACCGCGCGAAGACGCTCCAGGAGGACCTGCTGCGCCAGGGCCCCACCCCGTACTCGATCGTGCGCGCCACGCAGTTCTTCGAGTTCATGGACGCGGTCATGTCGTGGACGTCCGACGACACCACCGTCCGGCTGCCCGCCACGCACATCCAGCCCATGGCGACGGCCGACGTCGTCGCGGCCCTCGCCGACGTCGCGACCGGCGCGCCCCTGAACGGCACGCTGGACGTCGCGGGTCCCGAGGTCTTCCGCCTGGACGAGCTGGGACGGTTCACGCTGTCGGCCCGGCAGGATCCGCGGACCGTCGTCACGGACGAGAAGGCGGGCATGTTCGCCGCGGTCGAGGGCGACGTCCTGATCGGCGGCCCGGACGCCCGCCTCGCCCCCACCCACTACAAGGACTGGCTCGACACCTCGCGGTGA
- a CDS encoding peroxiredoxin, with protein MTARVAVGDTVEDFTLPDETGTARRLTELLQDGPVVLFFYPAALTPGCTAEACHFRDLAAEFDAVGARPVGISGDEVDRQREFTERHTLGFPLLADPEGVVRARFGVTRGFSLAPTKRVTFVIGKDRTVAEVVRSEFRMSAHADRALAAVRRLAAG; from the coding sequence ATGACGGCGCGCGTGGCGGTGGGCGACACCGTCGAGGACTTCACGCTGCCGGACGAGACCGGCACCGCGCGTCGGCTCACCGAACTCCTCCAGGACGGCCCGGTGGTGCTGTTCTTCTACCCGGCGGCCCTCACGCCCGGCTGCACGGCCGAGGCCTGCCACTTCCGCGATCTCGCCGCCGAGTTCGACGCCGTGGGAGCGCGGCCCGTGGGCATCAGCGGCGACGAGGTCGACCGGCAGCGGGAGTTCACGGAGCGTCACACCCTGGGCTTTCCGCTGCTCGCGGACCCCGAGGGCGTGGTGCGCGCCCGGTTCGGCGTGACCCGCGGCTTCTCGCTCGCGCCCACGAAACGGGTCACGTTCGTCATCGGCAAGGACCGGACCGTCGCCGAGGTGGTCCGCAGCGAGTTCCGTATGAGCGCACACGCGGACCGGGCGCTGGCGGCGGTGCGCCGTCTGGCGGCAGGCTGA